TCTCTTCTTCACGATAGATGGAAGCAACCATATTGATGAGATAACGCGTGTTGGAAAGCGTGGTTTTATTGAGGTGTCCAATATCACTGGGTTGTCCAACACCCGCTTCGCGGGTGCATGGGGACCGACACGGCTAATCTCCACAGATTGAGTGGCCGCGCACACACCACTGCCGGTATACAGCCACGATACTTACGCCAGCGCTGCCACTGGCGCAATGCACCGCCGCTTGCGATACCGTAGTGGGTCTATACAGCAAACTCTAGGGATCCCAGCCCTGCCATATCGTAGCGACGTCACTGGCTGGGTTTCTGATGGGTTCTTGTCTGATGGCTTTATGGATTGTGCTGACACGTAGTTATGTGTGAAGTATACAAGATTTGTGAACTTCCAAGTTTTGGTTGTTTCGGTCGTAACATAGTTCGGGTGCTTCGCTGTTCATCAAGATTGGAATCATGGTTTCCTCAACGTGGTGGGCACGGAAGCGGGCTCGAGTGCCGCGCGGGGATTGTGGTTGTTGTTATTGTGGCTGATTTTCGGGATGGCGGTGATGAGGCGAGTGCCGGTGTTGAGTATCGTGATCATGTGCTTGATGTATTCAGTTTCCGGGTCTCAGGTTGGGGATCTCAGATGGTCTTGCCAGTTATCAGCTAACTGGCGCCAATCTGGAATGTGGTGTTGGCGCGATGTTGATGGCGCATGACTTGCATGATCAGGCCATCGTTCTCTCGTCAAATCAGAGATGTCTCTGCGCTGACCTTAGCCAGGTGTGCGTTGGTTCGTTCTAATCGTGACCTGCGGTCTTTCGGCTGGGCTCAATGCTCTTGGAGGTGACCTGGACCGCCGAGTCCCGATCGTGTCCATTCGCCTCATCACTTCTTCCCCTTCTTTTTGCCAGTGGCCTTCTCCTCTTCGACAGCCGCGAAGCCACCTTTCACGACAGCATCCCTCGCGCACTGGTTGATAAGTCTGAAGCGGTCTGGACCGAGCTTCACGCCGCCATACCATCTTGACACCACGACCATGACATCCCAGACACCCATGAGCTCTAAAACATGCAACACACGGCCGCCGGCAGCGTCTTCGCCGTCGTCATCGCAATCCTGAAATTGAACACCATTCTCTCCACGAATCCGCCAGGCCGTGATATTATGAGTTGCTTTGGCGACTTTCTTGTCCGTAGCAAGAAGGTGAGCCAGATAAGACTTCGCCTCATCGACAGACAATACTGGCGCAGCTCGCGCAATGAAGACAGACTTCTTCTCTGAGACTGGCTCCGAAGTAGTCCATGGTGGCGGATAGCCAAGCTCGTCCAAAGGCTGCTTTGCATCAGAGATGTTCAAGTCGTCAAAGTCTGAATGGAGATCCTGACCGTTCGTTTGAGCATTTTGTTCTTCCTCGTCCTTTGAGCTTCGGTCCAGGCCGAGCTGCTGAAGTCTCTCGCCAGCGGTTTCGATGAGCTCGAATATGCTTGGAGTACCAGGTGCGTAGATCTCAGCGAGTACATCGCGGACGAGCTCCAAGATGGCAGTGCCCTCGCCCTTGGCAATTGCATCTCCAATGTGTTGAGTGCCAAGGACGGATGGAGGTGTATCAGGGTAGTCTGAAGGGAATTCGAGGCGTAGAGAGACCTCGGGCTGAGAAGGTAATGACAATGCGTATATGTCCGACTCGATCAAAGAGAGTGTATGATCGCCGTATATGGAATTGATGGATGTTACCTCATCTCGAAGGTCTTCTGACATTGCTGTGAAAAGAAGTGCCTCAAACGTGATGTGCTGTATGTTGCGGAAGCTAGATTCATGTGCTTGAAATCATCGTTACAAGCAATAGCAATGGACATGAGCCGCCGTGACTTCGTGATATCGCTACACGATGTTGTAGTCATGAAGGTGAAGGCCCAAGTGAATGCCTTTCTCGCCAAGATTTCATGACTAAGAAACTCTGCCCGCAAGCTTTGCCGCAGATTTCATGATTGAACATGGGAAGTGAGCGAGCAACAGAGACGACATCTTGTTCCTACATTCATACCACAACATGGCGACTCGATTAGCACTTTCGAACGCTCTGCCGAAGCCAAAGTACACCGGCCAAGACGAGGAGTTGCCGACACACACGCAACAAAAAGGACCACGAGTTGTCAACGCCGCCGATATCGAGGCACAGCAATTAGTCGTGAAACGGTCAGGACCACCAGCATACGGACAGCGATCAGGATGGCGACCGCGAAATGCGGAGGACTATGGCGATGGAGGCGCTTTCCCGGAAGTGCCCATGGCACAGTATCCGCTAGACATGGGCAGGAAAGGTCAGCCTTCCTCTTCGAATGCTCTAGCGATTCAGGTGGACAACGAAGGCAAAGTCAAGTATGATGCGATTGCGAGGAGAGGGCACAACGAGAAGCGCATCGTGCACGCCAGCTTCAAGGACCTCATCCCGCTGCGACAACGTGCAGATGTGGGCGACATCAGCTTGGAGAGGCCGAGCGAGGAAGAGGTGCAGGCCAGTAAAGAGCGCACGCAGAAGGCGCTGCAGAGTTTGGTGGATGGTACGTTGGCAGCACAGAAGCCAAAGAACGTCAAAGGCACCTCGAGACCAGAGCCTACATTCGTGCGGTACACACCGGCGAATCAGATGGGCGACAATGGCAAGAAGCAGGACCGTATCATGAAGATTGTGCAAAGACAACAAGACCCTATGGAGCCACCGAAGCACAAGATCAAGAAGGTTCCCCGTGGTCCGCCATCTCCTCCACCGCCAGTCATGCACTCCCCGCCTCGCAAGTTGACTGCAGAGGATCAGGAAGCATGGAAGATTCCTCCGCCCGTATCGAACTGGAAGAACCCCAAGGGTTATACTGTACCTCTAGACAAGCGATTGGCAGCGGATGGACGAGGCTTGCAGGATGTCACAATCAACGACAAGTTTGCACAATTCGCGGAAGCACTACACACTGCGGATAGACATGCAAGAGAGGAGGTGCAACAAAGACAGAAGATGCAACAGCGTCTGGCGGAGAAAGAGAAGGAAGCCAAGGAGGA
Above is a window of Fulvia fulva chromosome 6, complete sequence DNA encoding:
- a CDS encoding Pre-mRNA-processing protein 45, translated to MATRLALSNALPKPKYTGQDEELPTHTQQKGPRVVNAADIEAQQLVVKRSGPPAYGQRSGWRPRNAEDYGDGGAFPEVPMAQYPLDMGRKGQPSSSNALAIQVDNEGKVKYDAIARRGHNEKRIVHASFKDLIPLRQRADVGDISLERPSEEEVQASKERTQKALQSLVDGTLAAQKPKNVKGTSRPEPTFVRYTPANQMGDNGKKQDRIMKIVQRQQDPMEPPKHKIKKVPRGPPSPPPPVMHSPPRKLTAEDQEAWKIPPPVSNWKNPKGYTVPLDKRLAADGRGLQDVTINDKFAQFAEALHTADRHAREEVQQRQKMQQRLAEKEKEAKEDHLRQLAQKARADREAAMAPRRDSDRGRSRSRSVDSRSSYDSRSSYSSRSRSRSRSADGGEKDRREREQKRADQRNEERRALRQKNMGHERRMQMMAREQNRDVSEKVALGLAKPTQNKEAMYDSRLFNQSSGMAAGFNEDQPYDKPLFAERDALNSIYRPSVGEDEDEDGGETLEKIQGAKRFDTLGRAPKEGFKGTETAEARSGPVMFERERKDDPFGVEAMIDAASKGASKRAAEDDSGGGKGKRARVDDE